Within the Fusarium keratoplasticum isolate Fu6.1 chromosome 1, whole genome shotgun sequence genome, the region TTGGAGATCTTTCTGTTTCATCTTACGCTTCTTTCGCCGGACGAGGCCAACTGAGCCACCAGCGCGCCGCACCGCTTCCATAATCAGGGGTCTTCCGCAATTTACCACTCTGGACGCCATCAGAAGCTGTCATCATGTCGAGTTCAGGGACGGGCTTCCTGGGCCgctcgagcagcagcaatgcGAACATGCGCGGGTTGGTCCAGTTCATCGCCGATCTTCGAAATGCGAGAGCGCGCGAACTCGAGGAAAAGCGAATcaacaaggagcttgccaATATCCGTCAGAAGTTCAAGGATGGCAACCTGAGTGGCTACCATAAGAAGAAATACGTCTGCAAGCTGCTGTACATCTACATCTTGGGCTGGAACGTCGATTTTGGTCATCTCGAGGCTGTCAACCTGATCTCTGCCAACAAGTACTCTGAGAAGCAGATCGGTTATCTGGCCATGACTCTGTTCCTCCACGAGAAGCACGAACTGCTGCACCTTGTCGTCAACAGTATTCGCAAAGATCTGCTCGACCACAACGAACTATTCAATTGCCTTGCACTCCATGCGATTGCCAACGTGGGAAGCCGAGAAATGGGTGAAGCTCTCAATGGAGAGGTCCACAGGCTCCTGATCTCTCCGTATGCGCCAGTGGTACCCCCGTGTTGAACAAGACTTACTGATCCTTGCCGACTAGAACCTCCAAATCGTttgtcaagaagaaggctgcctTGACACTACTCCGACTATATCGCAAGCACCCCGACATCGTATCCCCTCAATGGGCGGAGCGCATCATTCACCTGATGGATGATTCCGATCTCGGCGTTGCTCTCTCGGTGACCTCGCTGGTCATGACCTTGGCGCAGGACAACTTGGAGCAATACAAGGGAGCATATGCCAAGGCAGCTGCTCGCCTGAAGCGAATCCTTATCGATGGGGAATACACGACGGATTACCTCTACTACAAGGTTCCTTGCCCCTGGCTGCAGATCAAGCTGCTACGGCTCCTTCAATACTTCCCCCCATCAGGTATGTCAAATGTTGAAGCCTATGCTTGGTAGTTACTGACACAGATTAATAGAGGATACGCACGTCCGAGACATGATCCGAGAGTCGCTGCAAAAgatcttgaacttggccatgGAGACCAACAAGAATGTGCAGCAGAACAACGCCCAGAATGCGGTTCTTTTCGAAGCcatcaatctcatcatccacctGGACACTGAACATGGCTTGATGAAGCAAATCTCGACCAGACTGGGCAAATTCATTCAGAGCCGGGAAACCAACGTGAGGTatcttggcctggaggcCATGACCCATCTTGCCGCACGAGCAGAAACTCTTGATCCTATCAAGCAGCACCAAGAAATCATCCTAGGCTCCCTCAAGGATCGAGATATCAGTGTCCGTCGCAAGGGTCTTGATCTACTCTACAGCATGTGCGACGCATCGAATGCGCAGGTCATTGTTGGCGAACTGCTGCACTACCTGCAGAATGCCGACTTTGCCATCCGAGAAGAAATGGTCCTTAAGATTGCCATTCTTACGGAAAAGTACGCTACTGACGTGCAGTGGTACGTCGACATCTCCCTACGgctcatcgccatggccggaGATCACGTCAGCGACGAGGTGTGGCAGCGAGTGATCCAGATTGTGACAAACAACGAGGAACTCCAAGTCTATGCGGCGCAGAATGCGTTGCAGTACGTCAAGGGTGACCATTGTCATGAAACCCTGGTTAAGATCGGTGCCTACATCCTGGGAGAGTTCGGCCACTTGATTGCCGACCAGCCTCGTTGCAGTCCCATTGAACAGTTCCTCGCCCTTCAGAGCAAGCTAACCGCGTGCTCGTCGAGCACTCGTGCCATGATTCTCTCATGTTTCATTAAATACGTCAACCTGTTTCCGGAAATCAAGCCTCAGCTCATCCACGTGTTCGAGTTCCACAGCCACAACCTGGACTCTGAGCTTCAGCAGAGAGCTTGCGAGTACATGACTCTTGCAAGCATGCCGACTGACGACCTCCTGCGTACCATCTGCGATGAGATGCCACCCTTCCCCGAGAGACAATCCGCACTTCTGTCTCGTTTGCACCAGAAGCATGCTAATACGAGTGACCGAAGAACCTGGGTGGTGGGAGGAAAGGATGCCAACGCCGACGCTAGGGAGCTTAGCATGGGAACTGGAGCTCTTAAGAGGACCTTTAGTTCCAATGTGTCTCTGAATGGCAAGACCAATGGCCAAGGCGCGTCTGGAGCAAATGGTCATGGCAACGGCGCGGCCGATCTGGCTGGCCTTGATATGAACGCACCCACGCCATCCGAGCCCAAGATGCTGAAGGCGCCGAACCTGGCTAGTGCTGCTCATCTGTCACCTGGATGGGAGCCTGGGTTCAACAAGCTGCTGGTCAGGTCTGATGGTGTACTATACGAGGACGGACAACTTCAGATTGGTGTCCGGTCCGAGTATCGTGGCCAGATGGCTTGCTTGATCACATAtttcaagaacaagacccCTGCCACCATGAGCTCGTTTACAAcgaccttggacttggacgagAGCGAAAAGAACAACCTGACATGGGATGTTAAGAACCTCCCTGACAGTACCATCGTCCAAGGCGGACAATCTCAGCAGGTTGTCATGTTTGAGGCGAAGAAGATCTTTGAGAAGAGCCCTACAGTGCGCATCAGCTACCTGGCTGGTGCCCTCCAGGCCCTCACTCTGAAGCTTCCCGTGGCGATCCACAAATTCATGGACCCGGCAGACTTGTCTGCGGAGGACTTTTTCAGGAGGTGGAAGCAGATTGGCGGAGCTCCCCGTGAAGCTCAAGGAATCTTTGGATTGTCTGGCAAAGGCGGCGGCAGGGAGATCACAGAgagcttcatctccaagacaGTGGAGGGATTCAGATGGCGTGTGCTGGACATGGTGGACCCCAATCCAAAGAACTTTGTCGGTGCGAGCGTGCTTCACACATCTGAAGGGGGCAAGTTTGGCTGTCTCATGAGACTGGAGCCAAACTATGGAAACCAGGTAAGACACATCCCTTCATTTTCGACCATGATATGGATCTAACCACTCTCTAGATGATTCGACTCACTATTCGGGCAACGGATGATTCGGTTCCAGCTGTTTTGTTGAAGTATATGCAGGAACGGCTTTCTGCAGGAGTGTCGACGTCACCAGAGTTTGAAGCACCCTCTCGAGAGCAGATTTCGGACGCTTTCCGCAACATCATGGTTTCCTGATACCATTCTTCTGTATAATTGGCCGGGACGGAGTTGTCTTAATACCACCATGAAGCATATGGGCGTTGGGGAACTAGCATGAAGGTTGGAGTGGATGAAGCGCTCAATTCAAGCCATTTCTTTATCGGCCGAAAAGTTGCCTGCGTCGATGCCCCCCATGGCGGCTCTCTCTACCGCCGGTGCATGCGGATGCGGGCGCCCCAGATTGCGGAGTGACTGTGAGCAGGGAGGATTTAGTTGTTTGTTGATACCATGAAGTCTCTCGTTTGGATCGATCGAATGAAACCGTTATGCCAGCATGAAACTCGGTAACTTTATTTTTGGGTTTAAAACAGTCTACGGGCATcactccttgatcttggcatcTGCCTTGGCCGGTCGCTGGCCAAAGATAGTGCTACCTACACGCACCTCACTACTTCCTAACCTCACAGCACCCTCAAAGTCCTCGCTCATACCCATGCTCAACTCCAGgctctcctcgctcaggCCCAACTCCTTGGCCACGAGATCCCGCTGCTCCTTGAGCGTCAGGAAGTCCTCATTCTCAGTCTCGGCGGTGGTGGCCTTGCTCCGGGCAATGGCGCCGATGGTCATGAGACCAAGCAGCTGCAAGCTGGGGCAGGTGTCGACAATCTCGCGACACAGGGCGACGGTGTCAGCGCCGGGAGCACATCCGgacttggcctcctcgccaGAGGTGTTGACCTGGACGTGGACGCCGAGCTTGGAGAGGTCGGGCTGCGAGGCCAGGAGGTTGGTGCGGGCTgtgttgaggagctgggcCTTCTTTGAGGTGTCGACGCTGGAGACGCAGAAGAGATTGGGGATCTTGGCAAGAGATTTACAGTGTCCTGGGTCAATGTTAGTATATGAATGTGTATTGAATAGAGTTGAAATGTCATACCTGACTGAAGACCACCGATGAAGTGCCACTGGACGGTGTTTGGAAGCAGAGCGGCCTTCTGAGTCAGCTCTTGGGCGTAGTTCTCACCAAAGTGAGTGTGAGACGTAGGAGCTTTATGGAGGGCCAAGATGTCATTCGCCGGCTTCAGCTTTGAGACAGCAACAAGTCGGACCTACAAGAAGCGCATCAGGGCATGTTCATCATGATAGATTTGAGGGCCAGGGCCATGCATACGTTACGGCCGTTCGCCACAGCAGCGAGGCGGTCCTTGACCGAGTTGAGCTGGGAGACAAGAGCCTGGGCTCTTGAGGGGTCGATCTTCATTTCTTCCTGTGACTCGCTCATTTCTCTTGACTAAAAAAGTATCGCAGCCTGAGTGAGAGATGGAACGCGGTGAGTAGAGAAAGTGGTGATTGATCCATTGTTGTAAGTGGAGTGGGCTGCGGTTTGGGCGCCGGATTATCATCGGCTCATGGTCAGGTAATTGCCATGGAAGTGGCCACCATAGCTCTCCTGCATCTCATCCAAGGGTGTTATCCCTAGAATCGTGGCGGTCTTGAATTTCATCTTGTCAACCACTGATAAAACACCAAATCTTCAGGTCACCGGGAATAAAGCACTGTAACCCTGGGGCTTTGTTGAGAATGGCCTCCGATTTGAAAGTTGGCCGGCGGCGGGCAACCAGCAGCGCCGCCTCATCCATCAGATCTGGACACTCACGACGAAAGTCCAAGGCGGTGATCCAGCCCAAGTCGACACACACATCCGACGAATTCCTCCAAGACTTTCTGGATCCAACATTTGATCCCGCGACATTTCTAAACTCAGCCTTGCCGCCGCTGCAGCAGCGCTCAGTCCCTGGCCGGACCGGCTCTGACGTCGCACCCCTCGCCGAGCTGTCCACGCAGGCCCAGGCCCTCATCTCGCAGCTCAACGCGCAGACCTCGCGGCTATCCAGTACTTTGACCCAGCTCACCGATGACATCCTGAGGAGTGGGAGTCGCCTGGCCTACGAGGTGGAGCTGCTACGGGGCGAGACGCTGAGTCTCCAGGAGACCATGACTGAGACCCTCCACGACGATATCAGCAAGTTTGTCCCTGAAGGATTGCAGGAAGCTATCGAAGCCAAGAACAGCGCAGCTGCAAGTGCAAAGGACGAAAAGAGCACGGCACCATCAACACCGGCCTTGGTTGGTGGGACTGTCACAGGAACAACAAACGCGGATGATCCCGAGTTTATCAAGCAACTACAAACACTCACGCTTGTGCGATCTCGCCTCGATTTGGTTATCAAGACGTTTGGCGACGCCATGGAATTTGTTTTCCCACCTTCCGAGGTGTCAGTGAGCTCAGGTTTCCTGTCCGTATCAGCACCGGAACCTGGATCGGCACAGCAGAGCTCAGAGGACAAGGGTCAAGAagtgttgaagaagctccGAGGCGAGATCTCTGACCTACTAAACAAATCAGAGGACCCTGTACAAGGCATTGAGAAGGCGGCGCAAAAGattgagcagctcaaggagctcacaGTGGTGTGGAAGGACAcggcagaggagaagggcaggAACAAGTTTATCGagaacttggccaagatggtaGAGGATAGGCATCGCGATCTGATGAAGGAAATGGAGcaggcggccaagaaggagggcaaAGCGGAGCCCACTTCGCGATCGCGCAAAGGGAGTGTCACAAGGGATGCggccgtggtggtggaggacaCAAAGTCGCCAGGCGGGTTTGGCCTGATTAGCCAGTTACAGAAGCTCAGGAGCGGATTGTGAGAGAAGCATAATGCTCGATTGGGAAATAATGATAATAACCATTTCTCCAAATATATACTTGCAGCTCGTGAGACAACAAGGTGAGATGAAAGAGGTGAATTTGCGATGCAAGTGAGCTCCGTGTAAGTCACAGTGCGACACTGCTTTATTCTTAGCTGCCCGTTTCAGCGGGCTCAGGAGTTTGAGCCAATCACGCCTCGGCCCGGATGACACCACCTGAGAAATCGGGACCGGGTGCTATCTGCCAGTTATCCGCTTCTGGAAGGCGGTGAGCGGACACTGGACGGGCGGCCCCAGCGAGGTcatgctggtgctggtgctgctgttggtgtCGCTGCCACTCTTGAGCATGAACAATACCAGACAAGCCGCTCAATCCTCACGTTCCGTTTACCTGCCTTGCTCTCATtgctcttgatctcctcTTTTCGGTTTAATACCGTATTGGGATCGAGCTCTATGAGAATCTGAGCCCTGTTCCGTCTGTTTTGTAAATTACCCTTTACATCATTTCCtcttctgtttctccaagTCGGCAAAATCCCACACCCTTGGATTCCCCCCAGCCTTTCCCACTTTCAAGCACACTACGACAACAGCAGCTTCCTCTTACCACAGCTCGTATCTCTCTTCCAACGATCGCGATACGAACTCTACACTCGCCTATACCATATTGACGTGCTGGCTTGCTTGTCAAAATGGCTGCGAACGACGCAGTGGTCCCcagcggcctcggcggcagaGCTGATCCTCCTTCAGCCTCCCAGTCGAAACGAGACCGCAAGCGACTTGCTCTCATAGAGCGCCTCATGACCCTTACTGAAAAGTTTTCACGTACAAGAGACTTGACTCTTCGTGATCAACTCCAAAAAATCCAGCTTGACATGACTCTGGTTCAGCGCTTCGACCCTTACGACCCCAGGGTGCTCGAGGTCATCGCCGAGATCCAGAGAGAATACGCCGAGACCCAAGGCCCTGATGTCAACGCCGAAGATGCACGACCTCTTCTCGACATGGCTGGAGTCCGCTTCTCCGATTACATCGGCGAGATCGAGGATCTAGTCGAAATTCGCGACTTTCAATTGGCGCTGTCCAAGGTGAGATGGCACTGCCAGGCGCTTGGCCGATCCCGCTGCTAACAGGATGCGCTACCAGAACGACTACGAACGAAGGCTGCAAGAGTACAAGAACACCTATGCTTATAAGGTCGAAACCGCCAAGCGCGAACACGAAGCGCTGGCCAATACCCTCCGCGATCGCCTCATTAACACCCTGACCCATAAGAAGAACCGATTGAACCGGGAGAAGGAAGTTTTGGAGATTAACGACTCCAACGCTCTGCTCCTGAACCCAAGTCAGTTCAGCCTTACGAATCCTTCGAGCCCCGGCGGCACCCATGGCAAGCGAGCCACGCGTCTGCGCAAAGATGCCGATGACCTGCACATGTACTCCGACTCCAAGAAGCGGAAGCGAAacggtggtgatgacgacggtTCGCCTGCTCCCATTCGACGCGCCCTCGaccccaacaacaccacaCCTCTCTGGCAGTCTGAGAAGGCTCGCGCCGCTGCCAAACAGAACGGCCCCGTTTACAGCATTGACAAGCTCTTTACTGACAAAGAGCTGTCTCTCAACTACAAcactgctgctgttgctgctcatCAATACATTCTCCGCAACCGGGTCAACGGCAATGGCTCACCCGATGACAGCGACtctggccatggcgatgccaaTGGCGACCATGATGATCTTGCGCCTGCGGCCCCTGCCATGGAGCGCTCTGTCTCACACGCCACCCGAAGCGGGCGTGGCGCCAACCACAACTTTATTGATGAAAAGATCCTTGGTATCGAGGGTGTTGTGAACTACGAGGGCATTGGCAACTTGGATCTCGTCCACGCACAGGAGCCGCCCAAGATGCCGCCGTTTGTCCCTTCGCAGTACCTGAAGCCATACCCCCGTTCCGCCGACCAGAACTTCCCTGTTCCTCTGTCCAACGACGACATCCAATCCGATCTCTCCGTCATGGGATACTTCAAGCAGTACGATGCTTCTCACAAGCCTGGCGCTCACCTTGACGTTAAGGGTGGTCTGCGAAGGGTTCTTGAGGCCGTTTCGACTCCCTATCAGGAAGGACGCTACGTCGCATTCACCGGCGCCTCCCGAGAGGATCCGGAGCACGTCCGggatgcccttggcctgcCGACCGTCAGCAGCCTCCGTGACCAGCCGAGCCCCGCGCATATCGGCGCCGTTGCCGCTCTGTCAAGCGCCGCCGTACCAATGAGCCGTCAGAGCAGCGCCGGAGGTGTTGCCATGAGCCGACAggggagcagcagcacccGCGGCAAGGGACGCAAGAACTGAACCCGGGCTGCGTTGCATAGTCCAAGGACCTTGTCATTTTTACAGCATTGTGAGCGCGGCGCATAGGTGTTGCAACATTGACTGGACCCGTCATTACGTTCGGGGCAGGAACAATCATCCAGGATGACTTTGATGTATTTATTTGGTTTTCTCTTTGAAATGTTTTTCGGATTGGTAGCAGGGACGTCTTTTAGTCAGGGGACTcgaacaagggcaaggctcTCGGTCAAGCACACATCGGATATCAGGTCTCGTTTTGGTTTCATTCAGGTCTCAAAATTCATGGCCTCGGTACATAGATATAGAAATACCAAGCCCTTCATCAACTACATGTGTGCCCATGTCCTAAAGCAAACTTTCGTATTCTGTAAATCGCTACATCGTGATATATGCCATGATTCCTTCCACATCACCATGAGCCATCGGCCCAAGAGTCACTAACAAATTCAGGGGCCAAATACCAAGGCTCGGATCTCGATACTCTCACGACCCTCGGCATCAGTCCTGGTTCTCGGATCCTGGAATGCAGTGTGAGGAACACGGCCACCGATGTTGGACCCGGGCTTTAGAGATTCGCTGTCGAAGCACTCAAGCAGCAGTCTCTCACTTCCCGTCATGCCGCTGAGGTAGTACCACTTCTGGTTTGGGTTGTGATGGATAGCGGCAGTCCAGCCTTGATAACCATCGGGATACCGGTGCTCGACGGGAACAACGTCCTTGTCCGGAACCGAAGCAGAGGACGCCACGGCCAGCGGGAACGCTTCGAGGGGAGTCTTGTTCAGGGGCCGCCAGACGTTGATGAGGCGGTATCGACGCTGAAGAAGGTCGTCTGCCTCATCGGGGAAGTACCGGCGGACTCGCTGGGCGACGGCCGCTGCGGTCTGGTCGATGTGCACACGGGTTACGGGAGCTCGATGAGCGTCTGGCTTCTGACGGCGGATGGTGTGgtcaaagatgaagacgcGGTTTGACCCAGGGACATTATCAAGGAGTAGCTGCTCAACCTCTGGATAGTAGTTTGCCTTGATagagtcgtcgtcgataaACTCGGCTTCACTAGACTCGGGGACGTTCCTGATGACCTGGAAAGCGTCTTGGTCGAGGTGGAAGTCGGCCTCACGGCCGCGAACATCGTGGATGACGGTGGGTTGGGGGTTGTCGGAGAAGTTGCGTTGGGGCTGGCCCTTGGGGGGCTGGTCGACGTAGTTGAAGGGCTTTGAGGAGTCGGAAGGGGGTTGGTAGAAGTTGAGGGTTGCGGTGACGTCGCCGCGGGGGAtggtggatgagatggccATGCTGTGGTGTTTTGATGAAGTGTGTAAGTCACTTGTGAAAGACACTGATCTGCGGGACGAATATTGGAGAAGAGAGTTGCCGAGGTTCAATGATATGAGTTTAGAATATGATGAGATCGAGGTGGCTGATGAATTGGAGCTTTGTAAGTGATGCTGATGTTGAAATTGATGAATGATGGATGTGTATTGAAGCTGGCCTCATTGTGCCTTTATATAACTTTTCACACTGCAcccaaacaccaccatcaagagAATTGGATTTCAAATCAAGATGCGGTGCACTCAGCATCTTGCACCGAGACTGGCCATGAAGCCTGTCTGCGGTTGAGCACGTCATTTGGAAAGGGTGCAATGTGGTAGGGTGCTTGTCAGTTGGAAGGGCGTTGGCGGATTACTAAAGCCTGTTGATTACTGTACATGTGTGTGGGTTTAACTGCCGAGGGATAGACGCGGCAAAGCATCCATTGGATTCGCAATTAAGTTGAAGAATTTGGTTTTAAATTTGTCTGGTCTTGAGAGTGGGCTGCTTGTAGAGAGCGTGGAGCATTCCGATGGTGTTGGTTCTTGGCGGGTTTGAGCTTGCGATGGATCTGTTGGTTGTAAGTCTTACTTCCCTACCTATTTgcctaggtaggtaggtacttGAAGCCGAGTTCGCTACCTTGAATCTATATGATTATCTATCACAGTGACATGACAAAACACAACCAATCCGACCAGATCAACCACAGTTACCACATCTACACGCACTGTACAGCGATATGAAACCTGTTTCAAAATTACAGTGCGCCCAAAACCTCGGGCATCCCGGCCGCATTGCTAAATTTAGCCCACTTTAGCTCACGCTGTCGCGGCCTAATTTGCAACGCGAACTTGGCCCCTTCAAAGAAAGATTGAGAGCTTCAAGTCGAGCATAACATCAACGACGCGTTGTCAATTGATTTGATGACCTGAGAGAGGCCGTTCTCGTCGTGTCCCGTCTGCAGGAATGCCCACGTAGGATCCTCCCTCCGGAAGCAGAAGCAGTCGCCGCGTGTTGCCCCGAGTTCCTCCCCAACATCGGCCACTCAATGTCTCAAACTCGCCTTACCTCTCCTCTCACATTCGATTTACAAACTCGCGTGAAACTATCCAAAACCCGCTATGCAAGGAGAAAGACTGCCTAGGATTATGACATGAGCTCACAAAGATGCCCTCTCCTAATcacccccctccccctcctccgcctcaaccCGCGTCACAGCAACCCGGCTCTTCGGTAACCGGCTCCGTCGCGACCCCCGACAACCCCGTGAGGCCGGAGCTACCGGACCGCCGTGTCACCGCCGACACCATTGAAGATGCCTACGTCCGCTTCATGCTCTACTGTAACCCGGGACTACCCCCTTCGACCCCGACAGTGACCCTACGCGAGGCCTTTCGCAATCCGCCAcgcagcggcggcaagacTTTCAGCACCTTTGCCGTCTATGAGCTCGTCCGCAAGTTTTACGACAATGAGATCCGCACCTGGACTGAACTCACCACCAGACTCGGTGTTGAGCCTCCTGACCCgagcaaggaggagagtGCTCAGAAGATTGCCCAGTATGGTGTGCGACTAAAGGTATGAGCCACTTAGACAGGATTCCGATGTTAGCTAACCTGGCCTAGAAATGGATGAACTCGATGCATGTTAAAGCATTTTTCGAATACCTCATGGACATACCTAATGATTATTGGACCAAGATACCGGCAGACACAAATCCAACTAGTCAGCCTATGCGCGATGGTGTGGCTCTGGAGGACGACATGGCTCTGAGAGCACTCCTCCCACAGATACGACCCAGAAGAGGCCGGAAACGTCCAGCCGACGATGAGGTAGTCGCTTCGCCAGCCCAAAGGTCCTTTCTCGCACCGCCGTCTGCTACTGATGACTTGCGAACGGGCTTGACAAGTGTCCTGTCAGCAGGGCCTGGCGCTGCGCCTTGGAATCTTCCCGAAGGGGTCCAGCAGACGCCCCTATTCCGTTGGCCGCAATCTGCAGTCACGCCCACTACGAGGAACTCGTTCTGGGACGACGCGCTGGAACCGCAGTCTGGCGCGACGCCTTCTAAACCGAAGCCTGGTACGCAGCGCCGGGGAGCCAAAAACGTGTCTTCAGCTTGGCGACCAGGAGTGGCCAGCGGCGGTGTCAAGCCGCGGGGCCGACCTCCAGTGAACCGGACTCCGATAGAAACACCTTTGCCTCCATTTTCATCCTCAACTCCTACACCCCCTTTAGGCGAACACACTGCGCCAGTTTACACCCAATCCGTCCCAGTCAGCGCAGCTCCCGCCATAGATGGCGCACCGCAATACCCAAtaccagcttcagcagccCCGTACTCGCAACCGCCGCCAGCAACAGAACGACCTCCTCGGCCTAACATATCTCTACAAGTTCCCGACCGACCACCTGGGAGCGTTAGACTTGCTACACCTCCACCCGCGGTAGTCATCAATGGGGAACTAAGCAATCACCTACCCGCTCCGGACCCCACGCAGCAGACTCCCACGCCGACCAACTTTACCAAGGCGGCAAACGAAGCTGTAGGGCAAGGCAAAGCACAGGCTGAGGTGCCTGCGCCAAAGAACCTCCCACGGTTCTACTTTGAGAGAGCCGAGGATCGGACTAACGTGGACCAAGTGATTGCCTACATGACACATGGCTGCCTGGCAGCTGAATTCTGCGATGCAGAGGGAAGGCCGTCATATGGATGTTCAATGCAAGAAGCCCTGGGAATTACAAATAGCACTATTGAGGAGATGTATAAAGCGGCTACATCCCCAGAGGCCTTTTTGATAAATTTGGCTGCTGTTACCGGAGGCTCACACCTGCTGGCGGGGAGGACGCGCATCTGCCGTATGGGTCGTGAAAACGGGCTAATGCGGTATGCGTGCGAGTGGACGTATGGGTTTGGCCACGTCCGGGGCGTCTATCAGATGGAGCAGACCGTGCCCCTCGACCTGATCGGAGAGGGATCTCGCAGGGACGATGGCCCCATGGGGACGGCCGAGGGGACGGCCAGCACGTTGTCTGTGAGCGAGTGGCAGGCCAAGTATGAGAGTCTCCTCGGGGAGGTACaaaagaaggacaagagGCTATGGGACCTGCGGACCAGGGTGGCGGATCTACTAAAAGGGGATTCACAGAAGGTATGATACCCGTGTTGTGGTGGTTATTTGTTTTGGCATTGGGGTGTGTTTGTGtgttccttttcttcttgatgTATATTGTTGTGGAATTTATGGTTGCAACTTGGTGCATAGCCGGTTAGATGAGTTGCAACTGGTACACAATGGGCCGGTCTCGGACTGTTAGACATAAGTCTGACTGTATATGAAGTATTAAGCATGAGTCCGATGAGCCTCGCACGCAAAGGTGTTGGGTTCCCATAACATGGAACTCTGACAGGGGAGCTCCAACTGGTTGCGAACTGGTCGGGTCTGTCGGATGTCAGGGACCGATCCATTACCAGACAAATGGGCCGACAGCCAATAATACTagcttggtgttgacggcgacgccgagaagaaaCTACTGCATATTCGAACACGCAACCGGTACTGGACCCGAGACCGGTGGTGTGCTCTCTTTCCGTCAGCGCCAGACAGAAAGCAGAATGTGTTTGAACATGGGTTCGTGATTGGACAGCCGAATAAGCGGAGAGCAAAGTTGGAGAAGAaaacctggagaagctggggaAACAAGGCTCTTGGATCTGCAGAAGAGACAGACAAGGGCAAAGCGTCTGATGAGTCCGGGGGCGAGATACTGTCGAGGTTATGCGGGcgttggtggtggaggcggg harbors:
- a CDS encoding AP-2 complex subunit alpha; amino-acid sequence: MSSSGTGFLGRSSSSNANMRGLVQFIADLRNARARELEEKRINKELANIRQKFKDGNLSGYHKKKYVCKLLYIYILGWNVDFGHLEAVNLISANKYSEKQIGYLAMTLFLHEKHELLHLVVNSIRKDLLDHNELFNCLALHAIANVGSREMGEALNGEVHRLLISPTSKSFVKKKAALTLLRLYRKHPDIVSPQWAERIIHLMDDSDLGVALSVTSLVMTLAQDNLEQYKGAYAKAAARLKRILIDGEYTTDYLYYKVPCPWLQIKLLRLLQYFPPSEDTHVRDMIRESLQKILNLAMETNKNVQQNNAQNAVLFEAINLIIHLDTEHGLMKQISTRLGKFIQSRETNVRYLGLEAMTHLAARAETLDPIKQHQEIILGSLKDRDISVRRKGLDLLYSMCDASNAQVIVGELLHYLQNADFAIREEMVLKIAILTEKYATDVQWYVDISLRLIAMAGDHVSDEVWQRVIQIVTNNEELQVYAAQNALQYVKGDHCHETLVKIGAYILGEFGHLIADQPRCSPIEQFLALQSKLTACSSSTRAMILSCFIKYVNLFPEIKPQLIHVFEFHSHNLDSELQQRACEYMTLASMPTDDLLRTICDEMPPFPERQSALLSRLHQKHANTSDRRTWVVGGKDANADARELSMGTGALKRTFSSNVSLNGKTNGQGASGANGHGNGAADLAGLDMNAPTPSEPKMLKAPNLASAAHLSPGWEPGFNKLLVRSDGVLYEDGQLQIGVRSEYRGQMACLITYFKNKTPATMSSFTTTLDLDESEKNNLTWDVKNLPDSTIVQGGQSQQVVMFEAKKIFEKSPTVRISYLAGALQALTLKLPVAIHKFMDPADLSAEDFFRRWKQIGGAPREAQGIFGLSGKGGGREITESFISKTVEGFRWRVLDMVDPNPKNFVGASVLHTSEGGKFGCLMRLEPNYGNQMIRLTIRATDDSVPAVLLKYMQERLSAGVSTSPEFEAPSREQISDAFRNIMVS
- a CDS encoding Pyridoxal phosphate homeostasis protein — protein: MSESQEEMKIDPSRAQALVSQLNSVKDRLAAVANGRNVRLVAVSKLKPANDILALHKAPTSHTHFGENYAQELTQKAALLPNTVQWHFIGGLQSGHCKSLAKIPNLFCVSSVDTSKKAQLLNTARTNLLASQPDLSKLGVHVQVNTSGEEAKSGCAPGADTVALCREIVDTCPSLQLLGLMTIGAIARSKATTAETENEDFLTLKEQRDLVAKELGLSEESLELSMGMSEDFEGAVRLGSSEVRVGSTIFGQRPAKADAKIKE